A region from the Corylus avellana chromosome ca7, CavTom2PMs-1.0 genome encodes:
- the LOC132187821 gene encoding uncharacterized protein LOC132187821, which translates to MGNSLKNFAPGSEEKKAREIGPIIEKRVDTYFSEYTTKEFDFADFYRAVCETVEEINKKIGSTQFRIPTASTLQKAYNTHHKGKDNPLTKDEFETILREVIIGTGVTGIGAKDTLLYIFGVPVTALFIKQQIMPRVIPNEIFIPGVTSATVFVLAKLNKI; encoded by the exons ATGGGCAATTCTCTCAAGAATTTTGCTCCTG GAAGTGAGGAAAAGAAGGCCAGAGAAATTGGTCCCATTATAGAAAAACGTGTCGATACCTATTTTTCAGAGTACACCACGAAGGAGTTCGACTTTGCTGACTTCTACCGGGCAGTATGTGAAACTGTCGA GGAAATCAACAAAAAGATCGGTTCCACACAATTTCGCATTCCAACTGCTAGCACACTACAGAAGGCCTACAAT ACTCACCACAAAGGCAAAGATAATCCCTTGACAAAGGATGAGTTTGAAACAATCCTCCGAGAAGTGATTATTGGTACAGGAGTTACGGGCATCGGAGCAAAGGATACACTTCTCTACATATTTGGTGTGCCAGTAACTGCATTGTTCATCAAGCAACAAATAATGCCACGTGTAATTCCTAACGAAATTTTCATCCCAGGAGTCACTTCTGCCACTGTCTTCGTTCTTGCCAAACTTAACAAGATATGA
- the LOC132187822 gene encoding uncharacterized protein LOC132187822 yields the protein MSATLGFPLEFGSEEKKAREIGPIIEKRVDTYFSEYTTKEFDFADFYRAVCETVEEINKKIGSTQFRIPTASTLQKAYNTHHKGKDNPLTKDEFETILREVIIGTGFTGIGAKDTLLYIFGVPVTALFIKQQIMPRVIPNEIFIPGVTSATVFVLAKLNKI from the exons ATGAGTGCTACTTTGGGATTTCCTTTG GAGTTTG GAAGTGAGGAAAAGAAGGCCAGAGAAATTGGTCCCATTATAGAAAAACGTGTCGATACCTATTTTTCAGAGTACACCACGAAGGAGTTCGACTTTGCTGACTTCTACCGGGCAGTATGTGAAACTGTCGA GGAAATCAACAAAAAGATCGGTTCCACACAATTTCGCATTCCAACTGCTAGCACACTACAGAAGGCCTACAAT ACTCACCACAAAGGCAAAGATAATCCCTTGACAAAGGATGAGTTTGAAACAATCCTCCGAGAAGTGATTATTGGTACAGGATTTACGGGCATCGGAGCAAAGGATACACTTCTCTACATATTTGGTGTGCCAGTAACTGCATTGTTCATCAAGCAACAAATAATGCCACGTGTAATTCCTAACGAAATTTTCATCCCAGGAGTCACTTCTGCCACTGTCTTCGTTCTTGCCAAACTTAACAAGATATGA
- the LOC132187823 gene encoding OVARIAN TUMOR DOMAIN-containing deubiquitinating enzyme 9-like yields MDMRNESAMDGESSKGMNKHVVPVPHVPKTNNEQAPSADEVISDHQRLLERLELYYLEENEVKGDGNCQFGSLSDQLYGDPKLHELIREKVIEQLKSQPRLYENFVPMSYDEYLKKMSKVGEWGDHVTLQAAADRFGIRIFLITSFKDSFFIEILPRIQKSEKVLLLSFWAEIHYNSVYPKSDVPASRKGKDKKGSTSIQSKHAEDKHRSDESQTQHRKRLAWWEKYVPFLRQQAKPAKSLENNCRKEFGKDI; encoded by the exons ATGGACATGAGAAATGAGTCTGCTATGGATGGTGAATCAAGCAAAGGAATGAATAAGCATGTGGTTCCCGTTCCT CACGTTCCTAAAACTAACAATGAACAAGCACCCTCAGCTGATGAAGTGATTTCTGATCATCAAAGGCTGCTGGAAAG ACTGGAATTATATTATCTAGAAGAGAATGAGGTGAAAGGAGATGGCAATTGTCAG TTTGGTTCTCTATCAGATCAACTCTATGGTGATCCCAAGCTCCATGAGCTTATAAGAGAAAAGGTTATCGAACAG CTCAAGTCTCAACCACGACTTTACGAAAATTTTGTCCCTATGTCTTATGATgaatatttgaagaaaatgagCAA GGTTGGAGAATGGGGTGATCACGTGACATTGCAGGCTGCAGCAGatcgg TTTGGCATAAGgatatttttaattacttcGTTTAAGGATTCATTTTTCATTGAGATTCTCCCCCGCATTCAGAAGTCCGAGAAAg TTCTTTTGTTGAGCTTTTGGGCAGAGATCCATTACAACTCAGTTTATCCAAAATCAG ATGTGCCTGCATCTAGAAAAGGGAAAGACAAGAAAG GATCAACTTCCATTCAATCCAAACATGCAGAAGATAAACACCGAAGTGATGAGAGCCAGACTCAACATCGTAAAAGACTTGCCTGGTGGGAAAAGTATGTTCCATTTCTTAGACAACAAGCAAAGCCGGCCAAGTCTTTAGAGAATAATTGTCGGAAAGAATTTGGGAAAGACATTTAA